In a genomic window of Peptoclostridium acidaminophilum DSM 3953:
- a CDS encoding PPC domain-containing DNA-binding protein, whose protein sequence is MKATEGKLGRVFVIRLEEGDIVPDCIEEFASEMNISIAHLSMLGTLMDGEIIVGPRKTSENPPNPMALPIYEAHETIATGIIAPDKTGKPILHIHGALGRSGNTITGCLRNGVKAWVCCEVILQEIIGVDARRLFDEKTGFTLLNLG, encoded by the coding sequence TTGAAAGCTACAGAAGGAAAACTCGGCAGGGTATTTGTCATTAGACTTGAAGAAGGCGATATCGTACCAGATTGCATAGAGGAATTTGCAAGTGAAATGAATATTTCCATAGCTCACTTAAGCATGCTTGGAACATTGATGGATGGCGAGATAATAGTTGGGCCGCGAAAAACATCTGAAAATCCGCCAAACCCAATGGCTTTACCTATATACGAGGCACATGAAACCATCGCCACAGGGATAATAGCGCCTGACAAAACTGGAAAACCGATTCTGCATATTCATGGCGCACTTGGCAGGTCAGGAAACACAATCACGGGATGTCTGCGCAATGGCGTTAAAGCCTGGGTTTGTTGCGAAGTGATTCTACAGGAAATAATAGGGGTTGACGCAAGGCGACTATTTGATGAAAAAACCGGTTTTACATTATTGAATTTGGGTTAA
- the ltrA gene encoding group II intron reverse transcriptase/maturase produces the protein MKAEYRKGCLQRDSVEREEYAGAQSASARESKERDGAIDLLERILERDNLNRAYKQVKRNHGAPGIDGMNVEDALSWIRENRDELLQSIRESYYKPSPVRRKEIPKPDGGVRKLGIPTVIDRVIQQAISQKLQPIFEPTFSDGSYGYRPKRSAQQAIQKVKSYAEQGFGYAVEIDLSKYFDTLNHELLLNLLRRKLQDKRVIGLIKKYLKSGVMENGVFSKTEEGGPLSPLLANIYLNEFDQEMESRGVKIVRYADDIVVLAKSKRAAKRLLKTCRIYLEDKLKLKMNVQKSKVVSVLAIKHFKFLGFCLGKNGKGIYIRAHRESLVKAKRKLKELTRRNQGKNVRVVMEKVKIFIRGWLGYYHVADIKRALRSWNEWLRRRFRMYIWKKWKKPRTRVMNLKKLGIPEWQAYQWGNTRLGYWRIAGSAVLQRSI, from the coding sequence TTGAAAGCAGAATACCGAAAGGGCTGCCTGCAAAGGGATAGCGTGGAACGTGAAGAGTATGCAGGAGCGCAGAGCGCCAGCGCTCGGGAAAGCAAAGAAAGAGACGGTGCAATCGACCTGCTGGAAAGGATACTGGAACGGGACAACCTGAACAGAGCCTACAAGCAGGTCAAGCGTAACCACGGAGCGCCAGGAATCGACGGAATGAACGTCGAGGACGCGCTTTCGTGGATAAGGGAAAACAGGGATGAACTCCTGCAAAGCATAAGGGAAAGCTACTATAAGCCGAGTCCGGTGCGACGCAAGGAGATTCCCAAGCCCGATGGTGGTGTGCGAAAGCTGGGGATTCCCACGGTAATAGATCGAGTTATCCAGCAGGCCATATCACAGAAGCTACAACCCATATTTGAACCAACATTTTCAGACGGAAGTTACGGCTATCGACCTAAAAGAAGTGCACAGCAGGCGATTCAGAAAGTGAAAAGCTATGCAGAACAAGGATTCGGATACGCAGTAGAAATAGATCTGTCCAAGTATTTCGACACCTTGAATCACGAACTGCTTCTTAATCTTCTGCGTAGGAAGCTCCAAGACAAACGCGTGATAGGACTCATCAAGAAATATCTGAAGAGCGGAGTCATGGAAAATGGCGTATTCAGCAAAACTGAGGAAGGCGGGCCGCTTTCGCCTCTACTGGCCAATATATACCTGAATGAATTCGATCAGGAGATGGAAAGTCGAGGGGTGAAGATAGTCAGGTATGCGGATGACATTGTGGTACTTGCAAAAAGCAAGCGGGCGGCGAAACGCCTTCTGAAAACCTGTCGTATATATCTGGAGGATAAGCTGAAACTGAAAATGAATGTCCAAAAGAGCAAGGTTGTCAGCGTATTGGCAATAAAGCATTTCAAGTTCCTTGGGTTCTGTCTTGGGAAGAATGGGAAGGGCATCTACATAAGGGCTCACCGTGAATCCCTTGTAAAAGCGAAAAGGAAGCTGAAAGAACTGACACGCCGAAATCAGGGCAAGAATGTGCGAGTGGTCATGGAGAAAGTGAAAATCTTCATTCGAGGATGGCTCGGATACTATCATGTGGCCGACATCAAACGGGCGCTGAGGTCTTGGAATGAATGGCTGCGCCGAAGATTCAGGATGTATATTTGGAAGAAATGGAAGAAACCAAGGACGAGGGTGATGAACCTGAAGAAGCTTGGAATTCCAGAGTGGCAAGCATACCAATGGGGTAATACTCGACTAGGTTATTGGCGAATAGCAGGAAGTGCAGTACTTCAACGTTCCATTTAA
- a CDS encoding Ldh family oxidoreductase yields the protein MSSNVLHYDELKHFCQEAFGGFGFNEKDSAVITDVLLLSDLYGIDSHGTNRIVMYHELIKDGNIDIEAQPEIVMETPVSAVIDGKRGMGQLVACYAAETAIAKAKTSGIGLVTVRNSNHYGIAGYYSLMACREGLLGISMTNSRVSVLPTFGKTPMMGTNPFAISIPATPQPFNFDVATSVVPIGKVELYNKLGKQLPLGWGMNVDGLDETDPAKILAGIPFGRSGVHPVGGGTEEFGGHKGYGFSMVVEIFCSILSMGTTSNHIMEEKGQSGICHFIAAIDPKIFGDPSAIQEHLESYLDEIRNSEKATGRERIYTHGEKEVEAYAKRMEEGIPVNDKTIEEMKALADYLHMDFCQYFPTLKPLK from the coding sequence ATGAGTTCTAATGTACTACATTATGATGAATTGAAGCATTTCTGCCAGGAAGCTTTCGGAGGCTTCGGCTTCAACGAAAAGGACAGCGCTGTCATTACTGACGTACTGCTCCTGTCAGATCTGTACGGCATAGATTCCCACGGCACGAATCGCATCGTGATGTACCACGAGCTTATAAAGGATGGGAATATAGACATAGAAGCTCAGCCAGAGATTGTTATGGAAACGCCGGTTTCAGCTGTCATCGACGGCAAGAGGGGCATGGGGCAGCTCGTGGCGTGTTATGCTGCCGAAACAGCTATTGCAAAGGCCAAGACATCCGGCATAGGCCTTGTAACTGTGCGCAATTCGAACCATTATGGAATTGCGGGATACTATTCCTTGATGGCTTGCAGGGAAGGATTGCTTGGGATTTCAATGACGAATTCCCGCGTATCCGTATTGCCCACTTTCGGGAAAACACCTATGATGGGGACGAATCCCTTCGCCATCAGCATACCTGCGACGCCTCAGCCATTCAACTTCGATGTGGCTACTTCTGTCGTGCCAATAGGCAAGGTTGAGCTTTATAACAAGCTAGGGAAGCAGCTTCCGCTTGGTTGGGGAATGAACGTGGATGGCCTGGATGAGACAGATCCTGCAAAAATTCTCGCAGGCATCCCCTTCGGAAGATCAGGTGTGCATCCAGTAGGCGGTGGAACTGAAGAATTCGGAGGACACAAGGGCTACGGATTTTCGATGGTTGTAGAGATATTCTGCTCCATACTTTCAATGGGCACCACGTCCAACCACATCATGGAAGAAAAAGGCCAGTCGGGCATCTGCCATTTCATCGCTGCCATTGATCCCAAGATTTTCGGAGACCCGAGTGCAATTCAGGAGCATCTGGAATCATACCTCGATGAAATCCGCAATTCGGAAAAGGCTACCGGAAGGGAGCGCATATACACTCACGGCGAAAAGGAAGTGGAAGCCTATGCAAAACGCATGGAGGAAGGTATTCCTGTCAATGACAAGACAATAGAAGAAATGAAGGCTTTGGCTGATTATTTGCATATGGATTTCTGTCAATATTTCCCAACTCTAAAGCCTTTAAAATAA
- the prdB gene encoding D-proline reductase (dithiol) protein PrdB codes for MKEGGQGIFQSEIPTATMPSIVWTPVTKPLSEMKIALVTGTGVHLRDDKRFNLSCDSSFRIIPGDALTARLTVSHGGYDNTDALADINSMFPLDRLSELAEEGLIAAVAPRHIGFMGGGGDLKALANETGPAIADILKKDGVDAAVFTAGUGTCHRSSVIVQRALEESGIPTIIISALPAISIRCGAPRSVSPIVPIGANAGAPNNPLQQREILRAALLNLIAIDNPGKNVPLPIEY; via the coding sequence ATGAAGGAGGGCGGACAAGGAATTTTCCAATCGGAAATACCCACGGCTACAATGCCGTCCATCGTCTGGACTCCGGTCACAAAGCCCCTTTCAGAAATGAAAATCGCACTAGTTACAGGCACAGGTGTGCATTTGCGGGATGACAAGCGTTTTAACCTGAGCTGTGACAGCAGCTTCCGCATTATACCAGGGGATGCTCTTACTGCCAGATTGACTGTAAGTCATGGCGGATACGACAATACAGACGCGCTAGCTGACATTAACAGCATGTTTCCTCTTGACAGGCTGAGTGAGCTGGCTGAGGAAGGTTTGATCGCAGCAGTTGCACCGCGGCACATAGGTTTTATGGGAGGAGGAGGCGACCTTAAAGCGCTGGCTAATGAAACCGGCCCAGCTATTGCTGATATACTCAAAAAAGACGGTGTGGATGCTGCGGTTTTCACTGCCGGCTGAGGCACTTGTCACCGCTCTTCAGTGATTGTTCAAAGAGCGTTAGAGGAATCGGGGATTCCTACCATTATCATTTCCGCGTTGCCCGCTATATCCATCCGCTGCGGCGCTCCGCGGAGCGTATCGCCCATAGTGCCAATTGGCGCAAATGCCGGCGCTCCAAACAATCCCTTGCAGCAAAGGGAGATCTTGAGGGCGGCCTTGCTCAATCTTATTGCAATCGATAACCCGGGGAAGAACGTGCCGCTGCCTATTGAGTATTAA
- a CDS encoding DMT family transporter, protein MRHNETFYTMLVLAAALLWGTTGTAQSFAPSGASPLSIGAVRLAVGGTALLVFALWKGALGDKVIWRKWSTFLAAGCISAYQLFFFAGVLKTGVAVGTMVAIGSAPVFAGIISLIFRRENPGLKWAAATLLSIVGCVLLAADGQRLEVNSVGVLLALGAGASYALYAATSKKLLDSHPPEAVTGAVFFIGALFLSPLLFILDLDWLKSMQGICVAMHLGLMATALAYVLFSHGLAKIPFPKAVTLSLAEPLTAAALGVFLLKEQLSLVSQIGMFLVFSGLVILSLAGLRKKG, encoded by the coding sequence ATGAGACATAATGAGACTTTCTATACTATGCTGGTGCTGGCTGCAGCATTGCTTTGGGGTACCACAGGCACAGCCCAATCCTTTGCTCCCTCCGGCGCTTCGCCTCTGTCTATAGGGGCTGTGCGTTTGGCTGTAGGAGGGACGGCTCTTTTGGTTTTTGCTCTATGGAAGGGAGCCTTGGGAGATAAAGTGATTTGGCGCAAGTGGAGTACTTTCTTGGCCGCAGGGTGCATATCTGCCTACCAGCTTTTCTTTTTTGCCGGAGTTTTAAAGACCGGCGTGGCTGTAGGGACTATGGTGGCCATAGGTAGCGCGCCTGTGTTCGCCGGAATAATATCACTTATTTTCAGGCGCGAGAATCCCGGACTCAAATGGGCGGCGGCCACGCTGCTTTCGATAGTCGGATGCGTCTTGCTGGCTGCAGACGGTCAGAGACTGGAGGTCAACTCCGTTGGGGTTTTACTTGCCCTTGGCGCCGGAGCCTCGTATGCGCTCTATGCCGCCACCAGCAAGAAGCTGCTGGATTCGCATCCTCCTGAGGCGGTTACCGGGGCCGTGTTCTTTATAGGCGCGCTGTTTCTTTCTCCTCTTTTATTTATTCTGGACCTGGATTGGCTTAAAAGCATGCAAGGCATATGTGTTGCCATGCATTTGGGACTGATGGCTACAGCTCTTGCATATGTCTTGTTTTCTCACGGCTTGGCAAAAATACCATTTCCTAAAGCGGTTACTCTGTCACTTGCAGAGCCCCTTACCGCGGCTGCCCTTGGCGTGTTTCTGCTGAAAGAACAGCTGTCCCTAGTTTCTCAAATCGGAATGTTCCTGGTTTTTTCAGGACTTGTCATACTGTCTTTGGCGGGACTTAGGAAAAAAGGTTAG
- a CDS encoding NADH-quinone oxidoreductase subunit NuoE family protein, whose amino-acid sequence MLKPLKSKVEEKYQELYETVGSVIDKWGNSRDNLIAILLNVQSKSSRNFVSKEAMLVVSEIMGISAQEVYEVATFYHAIATEPRGRFLVQLCQGTSCTVNKAVNVKDALEAEIGIKIGSTTPDGMFTFEYTPCFGACDVSPAMRLNGKVVGNLTQEKIKQIIIECREVAENE is encoded by the coding sequence ATGCTAAAACCTTTAAAAAGCAAAGTTGAGGAAAAATATCAGGAGCTATATGAAACTGTCGGCAGTGTTATTGATAAATGGGGCAACTCAAGGGACAATCTAATAGCAATCCTGCTTAATGTACAGTCGAAAAGCAGCCGTAACTTCGTTTCAAAAGAAGCCATGCTTGTCGTATCTGAAATAATGGGAATATCGGCTCAGGAAGTATACGAGGTGGCGACTTTCTACCACGCCATAGCTACTGAGCCTAGGGGCAGATTCCTGGTTCAGCTCTGCCAGGGTACTTCCTGCACTGTCAACAAGGCTGTAAATGTTAAGGACGCTCTGGAGGCAGAGATTGGAATCAAAATCGGCAGCACAACGCCTGACGGCATGTTCACATTCGAGTATACGCCTTGCTTTGGCGCGTGCGATGTTTCTCCGGCAATGAGGCTAAACGGCAAGGTTGTCGGCAACCTCACCCAGGAAAAGATAAAGCAGATAATAATCGAGTGCAGGGAGGTGGCTGAAAATGAGTAA
- a CDS encoding RNA-guided endonuclease InsQ/TnpB family protein: protein MIRCHKTNFYATKTDTDRLFACNRLSAEIWNACLLSAKDYSLANDGKWIGTSQLQAEMKGRFLLHSQSVQAVCHKYLFARDSARAARLKGYKTKYPYKTKKNYNTKWVDKAFKVFPNGKVELSMGIFDGKRQKPITIWCKYVPNGDIKEIELVYDSGLMVSISYDDYAAEAKASGTSRVAVDLGEIHSIAAFCENGESLIVTGRKLRSIHRLRNKKLAELQRLMSRCKKGSRQWRRYNQAKQYILSKSEKQLKDALHKSSRKFADWCLANAVGEVAVGKVEGVQRNTKGKLRKKEAQKLSNWAFSRLQKYMEYKLKAFGVAMSKIDESYTTQTCPVCGKRKKTSGRTYKCKCSYSCHRDIHGARNILSKHINGGRITYVADIENTTYLRIA, encoded by the coding sequence ATGATTAGATGCCACAAGACCAATTTTTATGCCACAAAAACCGACACCGACAGATTGTTTGCGTGCAACAGGCTTTCGGCTGAAATCTGGAACGCCTGCCTTTTGTCTGCGAAGGACTACTCCCTTGCAAACGACGGAAAGTGGATAGGAACGTCTCAGCTTCAAGCCGAAATGAAGGGCAGATTCTTGCTTCACAGCCAGTCGGTGCAAGCCGTTTGCCACAAGTACCTGTTCGCCAGGGATTCGGCCAGAGCCGCCAGGCTCAAGGGTTACAAGACCAAGTACCCCTACAAGACCAAGAAAAACTACAACACCAAATGGGTTGACAAGGCTTTCAAGGTTTTCCCAAACGGGAAAGTAGAGCTTTCCATGGGCATATTCGATGGCAAAAGGCAAAAGCCTATAACCATCTGGTGTAAGTATGTCCCCAATGGGGACATCAAGGAAATCGAGCTTGTCTACGACAGCGGGCTTATGGTTTCCATAAGCTACGACGACTACGCCGCTGAAGCAAAAGCTTCAGGAACAAGCAGGGTTGCCGTTGACCTTGGCGAGATTCACTCCATCGCCGCCTTCTGTGAAAACGGCGAGAGCCTAATCGTAACAGGCAGAAAGCTTAGAAGTATACACAGGCTCAGAAATAAGAAACTCGCAGAGCTTCAAAGGCTCATGAGCAGGTGCAAGAAGGGTTCACGCCAGTGGAGACGTTATAACCAGGCTAAGCAGTACATATTGTCCAAGTCCGAAAAACAGTTAAAGGACGCCCTGCACAAGTCCAGCAGGAAGTTTGCCGATTGGTGTTTGGCCAATGCCGTGGGCGAAGTCGCCGTGGGCAAGGTCGAAGGCGTCCAGCGTAATACAAAGGGCAAGCTCAGGAAAAAAGAAGCCCAAAAGCTCTCAAACTGGGCGTTCAGCAGACTCCAAAAATACATGGAGTACAAGCTCAAAGCCTTCGGCGTAGCCATGTCCAAGATTGACGAGAGCTACACAACGCAGACATGTCCTGTCTGCGGCAAGAGGAAGAAGACCTCTGGCAGAACGTACAAGTGCAAATGCAGCTACAGCTGCCACCGTGACATACATGGGGCAAGGAACATCCTCTCCAAGCACATTAACGGCGGGAGGATAACGTATGTAGCCGACATTGAGAATACAACGTATCTACGGATAGCATAG
- a CDS encoding NADH-dependent [FeFe] hydrogenase, group A6 — protein sequence MEKVSIRIDGIRVEVPKDSTVLQAARSIGINIPTLCYLEGVNKTGACRMCLVEIEGERGLQTSCTLPVKEDMSVITRSRRIREARKENMQLILANHNSDCLSCSKNTSCELQKMCEDLGMYGVLMRMQALKPVDDRSPCIVRDPNKCILCGRCIAVCKNVQGIGVLSMAERGLDTEILPAFGNSFEEAPCIFCGQCINACPTAALTEKSEIDKVWEALEDKDLHVVVQVAPAVRAALGEEFGMPIGTSVTRQMYTSLRMLGFDKIFDTNFAADLTILEEGTELLERIKSGGKLPMITSCSPGWIRYIEIYHSDLLEHVSSCKSPQQMMGSVLKTYYAQLNGLDPKKIFSVSVMPCTAKKYEASKEEMAGDHGRDVDAVLTTRELARMIKEASLDFASLEPSDADEIFGDYTGAGVIFGATGGVMEAAIRTVADILEGAEIEDIEYEAVRGLEGVKEASVAVGGLTVKVAVAHGTDNARKLLELIREGKADYHFIEVMACPGGCVNGGGQPYVSPFEREKFNVMQLRAGALYKEDAELPLRKSHLNPSVQKLYSDFLGKPGSHKSHEFLHTSYRKRNQF from the coding sequence ATGGAGAAAGTAAGTATTAGAATTGATGGAATAAGAGTTGAAGTTCCAAAGGACTCAACAGTTCTTCAAGCAGCAAGGAGCATAGGTATAAATATTCCTACACTTTGTTACCTTGAAGGCGTCAACAAAACAGGTGCCTGCAGAATGTGTCTTGTCGAAATTGAGGGAGAAAGAGGATTGCAGACCTCCTGCACGCTGCCTGTAAAGGAAGACATGTCGGTTATTACCCGCTCCAGGCGAATCAGAGAAGCCAGAAAGGAAAATATGCAGCTGATTTTAGCGAACCACAACAGCGACTGCCTGTCCTGCTCCAAAAACACAAGCTGCGAACTTCAAAAGATGTGTGAGGATCTTGGAATGTATGGAGTGCTCATGCGCATGCAGGCTCTTAAGCCTGTTGATGACCGATCCCCTTGTATAGTAAGGGATCCAAACAAGTGCATACTATGCGGCAGATGCATAGCAGTCTGCAAGAATGTCCAGGGTATAGGTGTGTTATCCATGGCAGAAAGAGGCCTCGATACAGAAATACTTCCCGCATTTGGAAACAGCTTTGAAGAAGCTCCCTGTATTTTCTGCGGACAGTGCATAAACGCATGTCCTACAGCAGCTCTGACAGAAAAAAGCGAGATTGACAAGGTATGGGAAGCTCTTGAGGATAAGGATTTACATGTTGTTGTGCAGGTGGCTCCAGCAGTCAGGGCGGCTCTCGGAGAGGAATTCGGCATGCCTATTGGTACAAGTGTTACGAGACAGATGTATACATCCCTTCGCATGCTCGGGTTTGACAAGATATTCGACACAAATTTCGCAGCAGACCTTACGATACTTGAAGAAGGTACAGAGCTCCTTGAGCGCATAAAGAGCGGCGGCAAGCTTCCTATGATAACATCCTGTTCGCCGGGTTGGATAAGGTACATAGAAATATACCACTCGGACCTTTTGGAACATGTTTCGAGCTGCAAGTCACCCCAACAGATGATGGGCTCGGTTCTGAAAACATATTATGCACAGCTTAACGGTTTGGATCCAAAGAAAATATTCTCTGTATCAGTAATGCCTTGCACGGCCAAGAAGTATGAGGCATCCAAGGAGGAGATGGCAGGCGACCACGGCAGGGATGTAGATGCAGTCCTTACCACAAGAGAGCTTGCCCGGATGATCAAGGAGGCTTCACTGGACTTTGCTTCTCTTGAGCCATCAGACGCAGATGAGATATTCGGCGACTATACTGGAGCGGGAGTGATATTCGGCGCGACAGGAGGTGTTATGGAGGCTGCCATCAGGACAGTTGCCGACATACTAGAAGGTGCTGAAATCGAAGATATAGAATATGAAGCCGTTAGGGGGCTTGAAGGAGTAAAGGAAGCCAGCGTTGCTGTTGGCGGTTTGACGGTCAAGGTTGCTGTTGCTCATGGCACGGACAACGCAAGAAAACTTCTGGAGCTTATACGGGAAGGCAAAGCCGACTACCACTTCATCGAGGTTATGGCTTGCCCGGGAGGCTGCGTAAATGGTGGAGGACAGCCATATGTATCCCCGTTTGAGAGGGAAAAGTTCAACGTAATGCAGCTTAGGGCGGGAGCGCTCTACAAGGAGGATGCTGAGCTTCCGCTGAGGAAATCCCACCTGAATCCATCTGTACAAAAGCTCTACAGCGATTTCCTGGGAAAACCGGGAAGCCACAAATCACATGAATTTCTCCACACATCATACAGGAAAAGAAACCAGTTTTAA
- a CDS encoding YbaN family protein, whose translation MSSIKKYLLIFLGSISVALGIAGVFIPLLPTTPFLLLASFCYLRSSERMYNWLINHRIFGTYIYCYLTYRAIPRKTKIGTLIFLWSTLIISMLLMPSLHIRIFLAAVGIGVTIHLKMLKTLSFDDMEALGDLYGNKSKEQALSNKG comes from the coding sequence TTGTCTTCGATAAAAAAATATTTGTTGATTTTTCTGGGATCAATATCTGTAGCTCTAGGGATAGCTGGCGTTTTTATTCCGCTGCTTCCAACCACCCCTTTTCTTCTGCTTGCTTCCTTTTGTTATCTGAGAAGCTCGGAGCGAATGTATAATTGGCTGATAAATCATAGAATTTTTGGAACATATATATACTGCTATTTGACTTATAGGGCTATCCCCAGGAAAACAAAAATCGGCACATTGATTTTTCTTTGGTCAACATTGATTATTTCCATGCTCCTTATGCCATCTTTGCATATCAGGATATTCCTTGCTGCAGTTGGAATAGGTGTAACTATTCATCTTAAGATGCTAAAGACACTGAGCTTTGATGATATGGAAGCGCTTGGTGATTTATATGGTAATAAGTCCAAAGAACAAGCCTTATCGAACAAGGGATAA
- a CDS encoding alanyl-tRNA editing protein: protein MTSEKIFMDDSYITELEAEVASCVQKDEYYEVILDKTIFYPHMSGGQPKDEGTISGIKVINVLERGDEIVHLLKEPVEGTVKLSVDFGTRFDYMQQHTGQHILSYALAKLFGGNTVGFHLSESYTTIDLDILLTDEMVVAAEQLSNRIIYENKKVTAREYAYEDALKLNLSKMPVELDHLRIISIENYDDNACGGTHVNYTGEIGIIKVTKKEKYKSGTRVEFLCGRRALDDYIVKNKSLLDLSALLTCRADMLQENIEKILNENKKLTKDISTLGSELNEYKARELTSNAVVKDGVSFVFNKSDNDVKDLRSICSKLIETDNYAAVLVSESDNTCNLVMGQSKNLSLDMKNIFEQCKAVINGKGGGNNYLLQCTGDLLRADECLELARNTLL from the coding sequence ATGACTAGCGAAAAAATATTTATGGATGATTCATATATTACCGAGCTTGAAGCCGAGGTGGCAAGCTGTGTTCAAAAGGATGAATACTACGAAGTCATACTTGATAAGACAATCTTCTATCCCCACATGTCCGGGGGCCAGCCGAAGGATGAAGGCACAATAAGCGGTATCAAGGTTATCAATGTGCTCGAGCGCGGCGATGAAATAGTGCACCTTCTCAAGGAGCCCGTGGAAGGTACTGTGAAGCTTTCCGTAGATTTTGGCACGCGGTTTGACTATATGCAGCAGCATACAGGCCAGCATATACTTTCATATGCTCTCGCAAAGCTGTTCGGCGGTAATACGGTGGGCTTTCATTTGAGCGAGAGCTATACCACCATAGATCTGGACATTTTGCTGACGGATGAAATGGTAGTTGCGGCGGAGCAGCTGAGCAACAGGATAATATATGAAAACAAAAAGGTGACTGCCAGGGAATATGCATACGAGGATGCCTTGAAATTGAATCTTAGCAAGATGCCCGTTGAGCTTGACCATTTGAGAATAATCAGCATTGAAAACTACGATGACAATGCCTGCGGCGGGACACACGTGAATTATACGGGTGAAATAGGAATAATAAAGGTAACAAAGAAAGAAAAATATAAAAGCGGAACCAGGGTTGAATTTCTCTGCGGACGAAGAGCTCTTGATGATTACATAGTGAAAAATAAAAGCTTATTGGATTTGTCGGCGTTGTTGACGTGCAGAGCAGATATGCTCCAGGAGAATATTGAAAAGATATTGAATGAAAACAAGAAGCTCACAAAGGATATCAGCACCTTGGGCAGCGAGCTGAATGAATACAAGGCAAGAGAACTGACAAGCAATGCAGTTGTAAAGGATGGTGTAAGCTTTGTATTCAACAAGTCAGACAATGATGTGAAGGACCTGAGATCTATCTGCTCAAAGCTCATAGAAACCGATAATTATGCGGCTGTTCTGGTTTCCGAAAGCGACAATACCTGCAATTTGGTAATGGGCCAGTCGAAAAATCTAAGTCTTGACATGAAAAACATATTTGAACAGTGCAAAGCAGTGATTAACGGCAAAGGCGGAGGAAACAACTATCTGCTTCAATGCACGGGCGATTTGCTCAGGGCTGACGAGTGCCTGGAATTGGCAAGGAACACGCTTCTTTAA